A genomic region of Myxococcaceae bacterium contains the following coding sequences:
- a CDS encoding TolC family protein has product MFSIFLSSLLSLNLAIEAEAPPQSLTLSQAFDFAVTRSERILSAREEIHVSKGLAKQSLQRLLPNLVGGSVIGETIQWTGNLQIPLIDVSAGLSAVRAFQSVKVAEASYERQQETMLLAVAEAYLQAFMHQKRLELSARQHEISQKHYAAAQRKADLQEISKLDLKRAELLVTKTQLDYANHQASVRTSRGALADLLGCNMQVELSPVRGWELPSSMKTDDLLEEARIHRSDWKSVGISVQAAWLNSQSSLWQFMPTLQFQTGFLAPLKQDMQWQWSLNVSLPLFDGYARYGLAQTARAKWRQEKQKKQLLERGMALQIAGAKVELERAKEVLSLQKNLVEINEAALNSAQNRYQLGQATSLDLLDEQTRLFQAQKDEQEAQTKLLQSQLILRYVLGDPRKGLLNDG; this is encoded by the coding sequence ATGTTTTCGATTTTTCTATCGAGCTTGCTGAGTTTGAATCTTGCGATCGAAGCTGAAGCACCACCTCAGAGTTTGACCCTTTCCCAGGCCTTCGATTTTGCTGTCACTCGGAGTGAGCGTATCCTAAGCGCCCGCGAGGAGATCCATGTCTCAAAAGGGTTGGCGAAACAGTCTCTGCAGCGCCTCTTGCCGAATCTGGTCGGAGGCAGTGTGATCGGAGAGACCATTCAATGGACAGGAAATCTCCAGATTCCCTTGATCGATGTCTCTGCTGGCCTCTCGGCGGTTCGTGCATTTCAGTCTGTCAAGGTCGCTGAAGCTTCTTACGAACGGCAACAAGAGACGATGTTGTTAGCGGTTGCCGAAGCCTATCTTCAGGCTTTTATGCACCAAAAACGACTGGAATTGTCTGCTCGGCAGCACGAAATCTCTCAAAAGCACTATGCCGCAGCACAAAGAAAAGCCGACCTTCAAGAGATTTCGAAATTGGACTTGAAACGCGCTGAGCTCTTGGTTACCAAGACGCAGCTGGATTACGCAAATCACCAAGCATCGGTCCGAACTTCCAGAGGGGCTTTGGCGGATCTGTTGGGTTGCAATATGCAAGTGGAGTTGAGCCCAGTGAGAGGCTGGGAGCTACCTAGCTCCATGAAGACGGATGACTTATTAGAAGAGGCCCGAATCCATCGATCGGATTGGAAATCGGTTGGTATTTCAGTCCAGGCAGCATGGCTGAATAGTCAGAGTAGCCTTTGGCAATTCATGCCGACCCTACAGTTTCAAACCGGCTTTCTCGCTCCCTTGAAACAAGACATGCAGTGGCAGTGGAGTCTGAATGTATCACTCCCCCTTTTCGACGGCTATGCTCGGTATGGCCTGGCGCAAACGGCTCGAGCGAAATGGCGCCAAGAAAAGCAAAAAAAGCAGCTTCTGGAGCGAGGGATGGCTCTTCAGATAGCCGGAGCCAAAGTAGAGCTCGAGCGCGCGAAAGAGGTGTTGTCTTTGCAAAAAAACTTGGTTGAAATCAATGAAGCGGCCTTAAATAGCGCTCAGAATCGCTATCAATTGGGTCAAGCTACCAGCCTAGACTTGCTGGATGAGCAAACGCGTTTGTTTCAGGCTCAGAAAGATGAGCAAGAAGCACAGACCAAGCTGTTGCAATCGCAACTGATTCTCCGCTATGTTTTGGGAGATCCGAGGAAGGGACTCTTGAATGATGGATGA
- a CDS encoding 4'-phosphopantetheinyl transferase superfamily protein, with translation MVRIYRIPIREKSDAQRAMRKILALELKIPLSSLDIRYGCWGKPLHEGIHFSLSHSYRMALFAVDDSQPVGIDLEWLRPMPNFQKLAQRFFWGPEKICCDEAEFFRIWTAKEALCKVNGEPILGSLKQPVSWSRVVPIHCAKGYVAHLAFQTQTRSLEPNHVFDFSIELAEFESCDRS, from the coding sequence ATGGTTCGAATTTATCGTATTCCAATCCGGGAAAAGAGCGACGCGCAGCGTGCCATGCGAAAGATTTTAGCCCTAGAGCTCAAGATTCCATTGTCATCGCTCGATATTCGTTACGGGTGCTGGGGCAAACCTTTGCACGAAGGGATCCATTTCTCCTTAAGCCATAGTTATCGAATGGCCCTGTTTGCTGTGGATGATTCTCAACCCGTTGGGATCGATTTGGAATGGCTTCGGCCGATGCCAAACTTTCAGAAGCTTGCTCAGCGATTTTTTTGGGGGCCTGAAAAGATTTGCTGCGATGAAGCCGAATTCTTTCGTATCTGGACCGCTAAAGAAGCATTGTGCAAAGTGAACGGGGAGCCGATTCTGGGTTCTTTGAAACAGCCTGTCTCTTGGAGTCGAGTGGTTCCGATCCATTGCGCAAAGGGTTATGTGGCTCATCTGGCTTTCCAAACTCAAACGAGATCGTTAGAACCAAATCATGTTTTCGATTTTTCTATCGAGCTTGCTGAGTTTGAATCTTGCGATCGAAGCTGA
- a CDS encoding type II toxin-antitoxin system PemK/MazF family toxin, with protein sequence MKISRGDVVICVTQGDYGKPRPAVVVQSDLFNETHPSITLCPITSEVHDASLIRVSIGHHPSNGLHNKSQVMVDKIVSIPRTKIKEVVGKISMKELDLVQRTLKNWLAL encoded by the coding sequence ATGAAAATTTCCAGAGGCGATGTTGTTATTTGCGTGACTCAAGGTGATTATGGTAAACCAAGACCAGCCGTTGTTGTGCAGTCTGACTTGTTCAATGAAACCCACCCCAGCATCACACTCTGTCCTATCACCTCGGAGGTGCATGATGCATCGTTGATCAGGGTATCGATTGGACATCATCCAAGCAATGGATTGCACAATAAATCTCAGGTCATGGTTGATAAAATTGTAAGCATTCCACGAACAAAAATTAAAGAGGTAGTCGGAAAAATCTCAATGAAGGAGTTGGACTTAGTTCAGCGAACTTTAAAAAACTGGCTTGCCCTCTAG
- a CDS encoding HD domain-containing protein, with protein MISIESISQALIQAGGKPVLVGGSVRDRLLGTLSKDFDLEVYQLSIDAVEQALKPLGALHAVGKSFGVLKLRNFDISLPRTENKTGQGHKGFIVQTDSELSFEQAASRRDFSINAMGIDLITGELLDPFGGQADLKQGILRHVSDAFDEDPLRVLRACQFTARFNLQIHAETLIKCRNLNAELSSLPRERIGEEFKKLLSAAKPSLGLQALRETGALCLFPELAALIDCPQDPQWHPEGDVWIHTLMVIDEACKLSDSLTIRLAALCHDLGKPETTRMEDGRWRSKNHESAGALPTRQFLTRLALSEDLIREVIPLVQEHLKPCQLYRVRDQVSSAAIRRLATRVNIENLCLVAKADFLGRTTEDAKLGIDPSSEWLLEQAQTLAVHQKGPEPILLGRHLLEIGFQAGPTLGRVLKKAYEAQLDGAFSTLDEALTWYKNSKESLSK; from the coding sequence ATGATCTCCATCGAATCCATCAGCCAAGCTTTGATCCAAGCAGGAGGAAAACCCGTTTTGGTCGGAGGCTCCGTCCGAGACCGTCTCTTAGGAACACTCAGCAAAGATTTCGACCTAGAAGTTTATCAGCTGTCTATCGATGCTGTTGAACAAGCCTTGAAGCCGCTCGGTGCTCTTCATGCTGTTGGAAAAAGCTTCGGGGTTTTGAAGCTCAGAAACTTTGATATCAGCTTGCCAAGAACCGAGAACAAAACAGGACAGGGTCATAAAGGGTTTATCGTTCAAACCGACTCAGAGCTTTCGTTTGAACAAGCGGCATCGCGTAGAGACTTTAGCATCAATGCGATGGGAATCGATTTAATAACGGGCGAGCTTTTAGATCCATTCGGCGGACAGGCCGATTTAAAGCAAGGAATTTTGCGACACGTCTCGGACGCGTTTGACGAGGATCCTCTCCGGGTTCTCAGAGCCTGTCAGTTTACAGCCCGGTTTAATCTTCAGATTCATGCGGAAACGCTCATCAAGTGCCGAAATCTCAATGCGGAGCTTTCCAGCCTGCCACGAGAACGCATCGGAGAAGAATTCAAAAAACTTTTAAGCGCTGCAAAACCCTCGCTCGGCCTTCAAGCACTTCGGGAGACTGGAGCACTCTGCCTGTTCCCGGAGTTAGCGGCTTTGATCGATTGTCCCCAAGACCCTCAGTGGCACCCAGAAGGAGACGTTTGGATTCACACCCTCATGGTCATCGATGAAGCTTGCAAATTATCCGACTCCTTGACCATTCGCTTAGCCGCTCTGTGCCATGATTTAGGCAAACCCGAAACCACTCGCATGGAAGATGGCCGATGGCGAAGCAAAAATCATGAATCTGCTGGTGCTCTTCCTACCCGCCAATTCTTAACGCGTTTGGCGCTATCGGAAGATCTCATCCGCGAAGTCATTCCACTCGTCCAAGAACACCTGAAACCCTGCCAACTCTATCGAGTCCGAGATCAGGTTTCTTCTGCTGCCATTCGTCGACTCGCTACACGCGTCAACATCGAAAATCTGTGCCTCGTAGCCAAAGCCGATTTCTTAGGACGCACCACGGAAGACGCGAAATTGGGCATCGATCCTTCCAGTGAATGGCTTTTAGAACAAGCTCAAACCCTAGCGGTGCACCAAAAAGGCCCTGAGCCTATTTTATTGGGCCGACACCTGCTCGAAATTGGTTTTCAAGCAGGTCCTACCCTTGGCAGGGTCCTTAAAAAAGCCTACGAAGCTCAGCTGGATGGAGCATTCTCCACCCTTGACGAGGCCCTGACATGGTACAAGAACTCCAAAGAATCTCTGTCCAAGTAG
- a CDS encoding inositol monophosphatase, translating to MVQELQRISVQVAREAGALIRELAQKPRYIEKKSRYDLVTDADRAAHTLIKERLLEQCPNSFVLSEEDPETHRAVGTFEKPVAWMVDPIDGTTNYARNIPLCAVSIAAYDPFANQLLAGCVYNPFQEECFYASRDQGAFLNGQRISVSSIQSLENAVLSTGYFNHPEITYPSSNLPETWQFLKESLGLRRTGAASIDLCWVAMGRLDLYWENGLKPWDMAAGILLVQEAGGQVTNYAGQSIHLFQDSLLASNRFLHPAAMRILTQV from the coding sequence ATGGTACAAGAACTCCAAAGAATCTCTGTCCAAGTAGCCCGAGAAGCGGGAGCTCTGATTCGCGAACTTGCTCAAAAGCCACGCTATATCGAGAAGAAGAGTCGTTATGATCTCGTCACCGATGCCGACAGAGCTGCCCATACGCTGATTAAAGAGCGCCTACTGGAACAATGCCCAAACAGTTTTGTTTTGAGCGAAGAAGATCCGGAGACGCACCGAGCAGTCGGAACTTTTGAAAAGCCTGTCGCTTGGATGGTTGATCCCATTGATGGAACCACCAATTACGCACGCAATATCCCCTTATGCGCAGTTTCGATCGCAGCCTACGATCCATTTGCAAACCAGTTACTGGCAGGCTGCGTTTACAACCCCTTTCAAGAGGAGTGTTTCTACGCGTCTCGCGACCAGGGTGCTTTTCTCAATGGGCAGCGAATCTCCGTGAGCTCAATCCAAAGTTTGGAAAATGCTGTCCTCTCAACCGGATACTTTAATCATCCGGAAATCACGTACCCAAGCAGCAATCTTCCCGAGACTTGGCAATTCTTGAAAGAATCGCTGGGACTTCGTCGTACCGGCGCAGCCAGCATCGATTTATGCTGGGTAGCGATGGGACGTTTGGATCTGTACTGGGAAAACGGCCTCAAACCCTGGGACATGGCTGCCGGAATCTTGTTGGTTCAAGAAGCGGGAGGACAGGTCACCAACTATGCGGGCCAATCCATCCATTTGTTTCAAGACAGCTTGCTAGCGAGTAATCGGTTTTTGCATCCAGCGGCAATGAGAATACTCACTCAGGTTTAA
- a CDS encoding DUF1566 domain-containing protein, with the protein MRPNNVARTLPIRINLLSDLGGWNTDLQELEVPELEWELNRGDSETMTFEQAEAYAADRSADGWRLPTLWELEALYRQSEVLNRDLSDDFNNEYLLVNAFWSSTEVEGRSTHIWHIDFGLGLNDEERVDHSFHELELRVRLVRSREA; encoded by the coding sequence GTGAGACCGAATAACGTAGCTCGAACTTTACCCATTCGAATCAATCTATTGTCAGATCTGGGTGGCTGGAACACAGATCTTCAAGAACTGGAGGTTCCAGAGCTTGAGTGGGAGCTCAATCGAGGAGACTCGGAGACGATGACTTTCGAACAAGCCGAAGCTTATGCGGCCGATCGGTCTGCCGATGGATGGCGATTGCCAACACTTTGGGAGCTAGAAGCACTTTATCGGCAGTCCGAAGTGTTGAATAGAGATTTGAGTGATGACTTCAATAATGAATATTTACTGGTGAATGCTTTTTGGTCGTCAACAGAAGTCGAGGGTCGATCGACTCATATTTGGCATATTGATTTCGGACTTGGACTAAACGATGAAGAGCGTGTTGATCACTCTTTCCACGAGCTGGAATTGCGTGTCAGATTGGTGCGTTCTCGAGAAGCCTGA
- a CDS encoding DUF1566 domain-containing protein codes for MIRKCIFLFLMSPFALGQMSMGSRGLSVIRQSFVSSLVFSRMHRGTYPRNFSAQRAASNSVARTLPMRVNPLRNVDDDYTGPRRSAVVPALEWELNRADSPMMTLRQAQAYAAGRAAEGWRLPTIWELEALYRQQEVLDGDFNEDLEESLLEAVFWSSTATEGAPDFIWSPDFALGPNNWERVSDFHRRAKLRVRLVRDPC; via the coding sequence ATGATTCGAAAATGTATTTTCTTGTTTCTTATGTCGCCGTTTGCTTTGGGTCAAATGAGCATGGGAAGTAGGGGACTTAGCGTGATTCGGCAGAGTTTTGTCTCGTCGTTAGTTTTTAGCCGTATGCATAGGGGCACTTATCCTCGAAATTTTTCTGCTCAGCGTGCTGCTTCAAACTCAGTGGCTCGAACGTTGCCGATGAGGGTAAATCCGCTTCGAAACGTTGACGATGATTATACGGGCCCTCGAAGATCCGCAGTTGTTCCAGCGCTTGAATGGGAACTCAATCGAGCCGATTCACCGATGATGACTCTTCGACAAGCTCAAGCTTATGCAGCCGGTCGGGCAGCTGAAGGGTGGCGATTGCCAACGATCTGGGAGTTGGAGGCGCTTTATAGGCAGCAAGAAGTATTAGACGGAGATTTCAACGAAGATTTAGAAGAGAGTTTGTTAGAGGCTGTTTTTTGGTCGTCAACGGCGACGGAGGGTGCACCGGATTTTATCTGGAGCCCTGATTTTGCCCTTGGGCCTAATAACTGGGAACGCGTTAGTGATTTCCATCGTCGAGCAAAATTACGCGTCAGATTGGTTCGTGATCCTTGTTGA
- a CDS encoding DUF1566 domain-containing protein: MIRKCIFLFLMSPFALGQMSMGSRGLSVIRQSFVSSLVFSRMHRGTYPRNFSAQRAASNSVARTLPMRVNPLRNVNEGYTGPRRSAVVPALEWELNRANSPMMTLRQAQAYAASRVAEGWRLPTIWELEALHRQQEVLDEDFNNDNSEEDLLEGSFWSATPVMDGSDYVWSVYFALDPDHDEPIEGCYKRLKLRVRLVRDAR; this comes from the coding sequence ATGATTCGAAAATGTATTTTCTTGTTTCTTATGTCGCCGTTTGCTTTGGGTCAAATGAGCATGGGAAGTAGGGGACTTAGCGTGATTCGGCAGAGTTTTGTCTCGTCGTTAGTTTTTAGCCGTATGCATAGGGGCACTTATCCTCGAAATTTTTCTGCTCAGCGTGCTGCTTCAAACTCAGTGGCTCGAACGTTGCCAATGAGGGTAAATCCGCTTCGAAACGTTAACGAAGGGTATACAGGCCCTCGAAGATCCGCAGTTGTTCCAGCGCTTGAATGGGAACTCAATCGAGCCAATTCACCGATGATGACTCTTCGACAAGCTCAAGCTTATGCAGCCAGTCGGGTAGCTGAAGGGTGGCGATTGCCAACGATCTGGGAGTTGGAGGCACTTCATAGGCAACAGGAAGTGCTAGATGAGGATTTTAATAATGATAATTCTGAAGAGGATTTGCTAGAGGGTAGTTTTTGGTCAGCAACACCGGTAATGGATGGATCTGATTATGTCTGGAGTGTTTATTTTGCCCTTGATCCTGACCATGATGAGCCTATTGAGGGTTGTTATAAGCGATTGAAATTACGCGTCAGATTGGTGCGCGATGCTAGATAA
- a CDS encoding DUF1566 domain-containing protein — protein sequence MIQKSVFFLVFIPSLAFGQMMGSDRVGMMFSLPVQDLTFQGSAWTSAMRVNPFPDLTDWYTGPRELEVPRLEWELNRGNSPIMTFEEAQAYAASRAAEGWRLPTIWELEALYRQQEVLGGDMGDIDEDSLAGAFWSATEVHDHSDYTWYVNFVLDPNHEERVDNCFHELELRVRLVRDAR from the coding sequence ATGATTCAAAAAAGTGTTTTTTTTCTTGTTTTTATTCCGTCGTTGGCTTTTGGGCAGATGATGGGGAGCGATCGAGTGGGTATGATGTTCAGTCTGCCAGTACAGGATTTGACTTTTCAGGGCTCCGCTTGGACTTCAGCTATGCGAGTAAATCCATTTCCGGACCTTACTGATTGGTATACAGGTCCTCGAGAACTCGAAGTTCCAAGGCTTGAATGGGAACTTAATCGGGGAAATTCGCCGATAATGACTTTTGAGGAAGCTCAAGCTTATGCTGCCAGTCGAGCGGCAGAAGGGTGGCGATTGCCAACAATTTGGGAATTAGAGGCGCTCTATCGACAGCAAGAAGTGCTGGGCGGGGATATGGGTGATATCGATGAAGATAGCTTAGCGGGTGCTTTTTGGTCAGCAACAGAAGTTCATGATCACTCTGATTACACTTGGTATGTTAATTTTGTGCTTGATCCTAATCATGAAGAACGTGTGGATAATTGCTTTCACGAACTAGAATTACGCGTTAGATTAGTGCGTGATGCTAGATAA
- a CDS encoding PQQ-like beta-propeller repeat protein, protein MKIFSLNWLIVLLSYHLWADPGILNWQLEVRAQDLSAMTAGLNVVYVGSLSGSLHAVDAQNGTEIWRFDTNGSLISRSTALPEAVYFASDDGYLYALEAATGKMFWNLSINASYSSPVFQDDVLYVGSNSNALYAVNASTGVELWKFETNEPVSVTVVADESAVYFPSGRYLYAIDRKTHEKLWTFDLGFYGASPLMSEGVLYLTLDEGGICAVNSTTGESVWRNSMNNGLLSSPRLMNRTLFVSSQYGTTFAVDAETGTKKWSFNTSSRFYEPPAVMEGIVYVSTDSGLDALNASTGQELWTCLIHGVVESAPVVGNEQVYVTYYDVLYAVNAGV, encoded by the coding sequence GTGAAAATTTTTAGTTTAAATTGGTTGATTGTTTTATTGTCATATCATCTTTGGGCTGATCCAGGCATACTGAATTGGCAACTTGAGGTGAGGGCTCAAGACCTGAGTGCAATGACTGCGGGTCTCAATGTTGTGTATGTTGGCTCTTTGAGCGGAAGTCTTCATGCAGTGGATGCGCAAAATGGAACAGAGATTTGGAGATTCGATACAAATGGCTCTCTTATTTCAAGATCTACAGCGCTGCCTGAGGCCGTCTACTTTGCTTCGGACGATGGCTATCTGTATGCTTTAGAGGCTGCAACGGGAAAAATGTTCTGGAATTTAAGCATTAATGCTTCTTACTCATCACCGGTCTTTCAAGACGATGTGCTTTATGTTGGTTCAAATAGCAATGCTCTGTATGCAGTCAATGCTTCAACGGGGGTCGAGTTGTGGAAATTTGAAACCAATGAACCGGTTTCTGTGACGGTTGTTGCGGATGAGTCGGCTGTTTATTTTCCATCGGGCCGATATCTCTATGCTATCGATAGAAAGACACATGAAAAACTTTGGACTTTTGATTTAGGATTTTACGGCGCTTCTCCTTTGATGAGCGAGGGAGTTTTGTATCTTACGCTTGACGAAGGAGGGATTTGTGCCGTTAACTCTACAACTGGAGAGAGTGTTTGGAGGAATTCAATGAATAATGGGCTGTTATCTTCTCCAAGGTTGATGAATCGTACCCTGTTTGTTTCTTCTCAGTATGGAACGACATTCGCAGTGGATGCCGAAACCGGAACGAAGAAATGGAGTTTTAATACGAGCAGCCGATTTTATGAGCCGCCCGCGGTTATGGAGGGTATTGTTTATGTATCAACGGACAGCGGCCTTGATGCCTTGAATGCCAGTACGGGTCAAGAGCTTTGGACTTGCCTCATTCATGGTGTGGTGGAGTCTGCCCCGGTTGTTGGAAATGAGCAGGTGTATGTAACTTATTATGATGTGTTATATGCAGTTAATGCCGGAGTATAA